A part of Candidatus Electrothrix aestuarii genomic DNA contains:
- a CDS encoding AAA family ATPase: MKTPYGISNFKSLITEGYLYVDKTPFIETLENQGKYNILLRPRRFGKTLFLSTLWHYYDIRFKDSFEELFSKLAIGKDPTPLRNSYQILFMEFSGISIKDEESIERDFAFEVSRRLRNFLEEYEYPAEAIRRVEAQSTPALMMKAFLGIVKDAKIYLLIDEYDHFANAVLGEDQELFCAIVGKGGFVRAFYETVKTATMEGIIDRLFITGVTSITLDSMTSGFNIGKNLSLDKEFNQAMGFTRQEVTDMISPLVDLCGLDSTEIIQTLRAWYNGYLFSSRAEETVYNPDMILYFVDRFDAVECRFPERMLDDNIASDYGKIMRLFGIGDREKNFQILEELITEGEIIGRHKGKLDLDTNKPFERNDFISLLLYMGFITLSGSVLSQYRYRVPNYVVQKLYYDYFRTEIEQRGRITVSSRAVENAVTELALHNNIKPLIKEISNVLALFSNRDFMRMDEKHIKAVILTLLYQSEVYFIQSEAEVNQHYPDILLLERNPIEVRYQFLFELKYSKKKAGKRGLEEKRTEGIEQIKAYQQLAEVKKLPKLKSYLLLTDGSTIEAVAIE, from the coding sequence ATGAAAACCCCGTACGGCATCAGCAACTTCAAATCCCTCATCACAGAGGGATACCTCTACGTTGACAAGACACCCTTTATAGAAACCCTCGAAAACCAGGGAAAATACAACATCCTGCTCCGTCCCCGCCGTTTCGGCAAAACCCTTTTCCTCTCCACCCTCTGGCATTATTACGATATTCGTTTCAAGGACTCGTTCGAGGAACTTTTCAGCAAGCTTGCCATCGGCAAAGATCCAACTCCACTACGAAACAGCTACCAGATCCTGTTCATGGAGTTCAGCGGAATCAGCATCAAAGACGAAGAGAGCATTGAGCGCGATTTCGCTTTTGAGGTAAGCAGACGCTTACGCAATTTCCTCGAAGAGTATGAATATCCCGCTGAAGCAATCCGTCGTGTGGAAGCCCAATCCACGCCAGCCTTGATGATGAAGGCTTTTTTAGGGATCGTGAAAGACGCAAAAATCTACCTGCTTATTGACGAATATGATCATTTTGCCAATGCCGTGCTTGGCGAAGATCAGGAACTTTTTTGTGCCATCGTAGGAAAAGGCGGGTTTGTCCGGGCCTTTTATGAGACCGTCAAGACCGCCACGATGGAGGGAATTATTGATCGCCTCTTCATCACTGGCGTGACCTCCATTACCCTGGACAGCATGACCAGTGGCTTCAACATAGGCAAGAACCTTTCTCTCGACAAGGAGTTCAATCAGGCAATGGGTTTCACCCGTCAGGAAGTGACTGACATGATAAGCCCTCTCGTTGATCTCTGCGGACTTGATTCTACAGAGATTATACAAACCCTCAGAGCTTGGTATAACGGTTATCTCTTCAGCAGCCGCGCAGAGGAAACGGTTTATAACCCAGACATGATTCTATATTTTGTCGATAGATTTGATGCTGTTGAATGCCGCTTTCCAGAGCGAATGCTGGACGACAATATCGCCTCGGATTACGGAAAAATCATGCGGCTCTTCGGCATCGGCGACCGAGAAAAGAATTTTCAGATCCTTGAAGAATTAATCACCGAAGGTGAGATCATCGGGCGACATAAGGGGAAACTTGACCTGGACACAAACAAACCCTTTGAACGCAACGACTTCATCAGCCTTCTCCTCTACATGGGCTTTATCACCCTCAGCGGCAGCGTTCTGAGCCAGTATCGCTATAGGGTGCCAAATTATGTCGTCCAGAAATTATATTACGATTACTTCAGAACAGAGATTGAGCAACGTGGTCGGATCACGGTTTCAAGCCGAGCCGTTGAAAATGCTGTGACTGAACTAGCTTTACATAATAATATCAAACCCCTGATTAAGGAAATCAGTAACGTGCTGGCTCTGTTTTCCAATCGTGATTTCATGCGTATGGATGAAAAACACATCAAGGCCGTTATCCTGACTCTGCTGTACCAGTCTGAGGTCTATTTTATTCAGAGCGAGGCCGAGGTAAATCAACATTACCCGGATATTCTTTTACTCGAACGCAACCCTATTGAGGTGCGCTATCAGTTTCTCTTTGAACTGAAATACAGCAAGAAAAAGGCAGGC